gaacatgaaataaaattaataaaaatgtcCCCTTCCTGCTTaagaaaatacatgttttttgttttgttttgttatgaagGCAGCTTTTGAGTTTCCATCACTGAGGGAGAGAGGCGGATCAGGGAAAAGAGGCACTGACAATAAGAGGAGAAATCGGCAAACAGGCATCTCTACGGAAGAAACACCAGCTCTTTTAGATCTGAAAATATTGCCCAGCCCCTAATCAGCAGTATTGAAAAGTaccaaagcattaaaaaaaaaacactacataTTGAGAAACAGAGAGTAGCGGTGGACCGTTCAAAATTACAGGCCAGTAAACACTGAAATAACTGATGCTCCTCAAACGTACAGCAGAGAAGACAAATATTTCCAATGTATTTGaccaatttagacagtgtgcacaAGTTTGCCTGCAATATTTAatcattgaaaacaataaattatCCAATATTGGGTGTCtaccactttttctttttgccatgCTTTCAAAACGTGTATgtctattgttttgtttatactAGTGATGTTTTAAATCCTGGTATCGGAACAACCCTTCATTGGATTGCACTAGTGCAACTTCTGTTTGAGTAACCACAGTGAAAGGTGACTTCCATCACATTAAGTACAATTGCCATGTTTTTGGTCATTCCAACAAATGCAACGACAGCTTGGCTTTTCGGTATAACTTAAATGTttttccacaaacacacaaacattgatCTACGGTAAATAAACAGCAATTTTTGTTGTTATGTACGGCAGGGAGgagcaactttggtcacagcaagggccacattcattcaattctcactgccagagggccaaattgtagtatccaaaaacgattacagtcaattatgtctcaaatttaactcgaCATGTaacagtgatcaaatattattatggacaaagttctggttttcatgatttcatggcagattttgtcatgtctttcttcatgtttccaattaattgatgtgtaaaaattgacctgagggccacattgagggttgatgagggggccgcatgtggcccacCCCTGATCTACGGCGATTCAGCTTGTTAATATGATCATGCCCATGTCATTTTCAGTATCTGAATGACAAATgttgattaaaaacagacaatatCGCCGAGTATAACCCTCAAAACGAGTAAGGATATACTCATGAAAACTTTACTTTATTAACCTCACCTTGGCATAGAGCCTGTCTCCATCGTTGTCTAGGATCAGGACTGCTTTGACAGTGTAGAGGGATGGTTCCTGTTGGAGAAGGGGAAGCATTGAATGTATTTAATGTGACAGATTGAGTGAAGTTATGACACATATGTCTCTACAAATTGCCTTTTGTCGTTAATTATAAAGCTGCTAATGTGGGATGCTTGAAACGCACTCAATCCCCCAGTCATCACAGTGGTCGTGTTTTGACAGTTTTAATCGCGAAGGAAGACATGACACTTCCACATCATCAACACATTTACCAGACGCTAACTTCTTGACGGCTAGCTTCTTAGCCAAAACAGCTAACTCGTTTACATTAACTAGCTCCATGTCGGGTGAACTCGATGTCTAAAATGCAACGTTCATAGAAAACAACCCCCACCATAacttaaacagaaacaaaatcttAAATGACACTCGTAATTTCATCAATAAATGTATGCGCTGGCATTACCAGTATGGGAGAATccatcttctttctttttagcAAACCAGGCTAGCAGGCTATCCGTGTGTTACGTCATACGCACCAGAATATGAGGCTGTTTCCTATTGGCTGACGCAGTGTTACGTTGTACGTGTGGGGCAAAGAGCAGTTCACTTCAGGGTGCGGTGCCAGGTGATTTACCAGTGAAGTGATATGGCTAATTAATCATACAGTACATGCAGACTACTTTCAATCAATAATAATGTATAGACTTTAGCGGGGAAAATCGCACCGTCATATGATCTGTGGGTATAAAACTTCTCCAAACCTTATTGTGTGATTTTAATTTATGCGACCCTATCCTGTAAACTACCTCCCTCCTAAGAATAACACAAAGTTATCTGTTCTGATATCAACCTGATTTAATTCCCCAGTGAAAGTTTAGTCAGTCAGTGACTTTTCCATCATATTGTGACAAATGCCTACAGAAGGGCTGAGGTTAATTACAATTGAAGTCTGTATTATGGCTATATGCTTTTCCCGGGTTATAATAGCCTAATGGATCAACTAGTCTACATTAGCCTATGTGATTAAAGTTACTATgattttttgctttgtttggtttttctttgttttggatTTATGTACtgcaaagtaacaaaaaaaaaaatcaaatttacAAACCATTTCAGCTTTCTCATGCTcatcaacatctttttttcagggTCCTCCTACATTTAACCAACCCCAATTATCTTAGTTCCCACTTCTGGGAAGCACTTGGAAACCCTGACTGATGGGGATTTCCCTCTATCTTACTCCATAAATGACCTCACTGTTTGGCCTTACTGTAAGATGTTTTTGGGCGTGAGTTTCAAATAATACTGGAATGAAGAGTTTTGAAAGAGAATGGAGCACCACCATTATTTACATGCAATAAGTGTATGATGAGGAGACTGAGACTATTTTGACATGAATTTAAAACAATGCTGCGGGCAGCCATGAAATGTTGCAATGCAGCACTCGGTTTACACAATTCTGCCACTAAGATTTCAAAATGACCCAAACCAGAGAGGAAATAGTATACTGTCTTGGACTTGCTCATACTTCAAGGTTAAGAGAGTTTACAGTTTCAATGCAATGTTGTTTCATttagtgtctttgtgtgtagGCTAGCTGAAAACCATCAGTAGGCTAATGATAACGGTGACTGGCAGTGTAGATGATGAATGAACATTGAATGATGAATTgacatttaagatttaaaaaaaagcagccaaTAGAGAGAAATCTGATGGATAATGTGGTcagacaccccccaccccttcaTTGTTCAATAAACCGTAAATGATGCACAATTTTAGATTATTATATTGAAAGGTTATTATGAGGAAACTGGtcaagatgttttaaaaagattatTACCTGAAAATCTTCAGAGGTTGTTTGTGTTTCGATTTACTGAGGAGGATCTAGTTCTTACGCACATactattaaaacaaatgtgtatttcaGTATATGGAGAAATACTGTTGAATTCTCTGGATAAGGacttaaaataatataaaaaaacaattggaAATGATGAATTTCTTGAGGTAATCTATTGAGAtgattatttttgattgttTCAGTTAGTACTGTTAATTTGAAAGtttgtgaaagaaaaagtaaagaacaTATTAGCCATCTGATTCTGTACCAACAGTAACTTATGTTATGAAGACAGGGGCCAGTATTCTAAgttttcttctccctgctcctgtttgttcatgGACAGCACTAAAAGTACTTTGagaaaaaagtgtgtgttttttaattgtgtttgaaATCATACACTGAAATGAGCTAATAAACCGAGTGTGACTGAAAGACTGAATGTTTACTTTATACTATTAGCCCCGTCTGTTAATCACAGATATAAAGAAGTATAAATGAAGACCATGGCAATAGAAAGAAGAATAAGGTTGCTCGGTTTGTTCCCCTCTTCTTGGTGCACACCAGCAACCACAGCAGTTAGCAGTTCCCTTCCTAAGAActaagtgtttctttttatcagCATTAGGCAGAGCTTCCGCCGACCAACATCCTCCTTATACCTTCCCTCTCTGCGTCTGTAGTACCAACCAGCCTTTAAATCCATTGTTATGAACAcataataatatataattaaGGCTATGCACACAAATGTATATTTACACAGCCCCTAAAGTAAAagataaaacatatattttctTGTATGTCTAAAGCTATTTTCGCAGACCGTGCAGTTATGTATATGAATGTAAACTGTGACAAATATAATTGGAAAATGGTAAAGGAATATAATGATGTTGTTACGAAATCTTTATCTGAACATCTGGAGATAAGCACAGACCTTACCAACACATTCAGATGAATGATGCTGCATATTCAGGTTCCTCATTTGGTCATCTTTTCAGGTAGTGATAATGTGTGATGGTCAAGATAAAAATTTTAAGGAACAACAATGCAAATGTTGTTGGTAAATTCATTTGCTCTGGAGTCGATGCAATAAAGAAAACCTCACTTTCTGCTCATTTGAAAAGGTGATAAATGTGCAAGGTGTTgaaaaaaactgtgttgaactttattttcatttaaaatcaagatCCCAAATAGTAAgttattaaatataaaagaaaaggcTACAGTCGGTACTCTGTATTTGTTCCCTTTCCCAGAAGCTGACTCCAAAAATATTCCCTTTTTTGATACCACAACCCATCCATTTTGTTTAGCAGTGAGGTGGTTTTTCCACTCATGTCTGATACAGCTTTCTGgatgtgaaaacaaaaccaaagatACCACATTCCTTCATCTTTAATGAACACGTAAAACACTATAGAAACACCAGGACACAAAGGGACAACATGTTTAACTATTTCGTTCACATTAGACATGAGGCTCCCAAACATACAGTAGAAAAGTTATTAAGAGACTTCCAGCGGTAGTGAGTCAACAGTGGGCCGTTCCCAGCCAACATGTCCACTCTATTTTTAAGGTGGAGTTCGTAGCACTGAGGTATACAATGAGAAATGGCTGACAGACCTCAGAGGTTCAGGGAAGCTGGAAAGCAGAGATGTCAAAGACTAAttgaagcaaacaaacacaaacagagaacgTGGGCGTTGACCTGGGAACTGTGTCCAGATTGAAAACCACTGTGGTCGCAGTAATAACAGGGTGCTCTTTGGCAGGCTGTGGCAGTGGTAGAGTCAGGGGCTGGGTGCTAGGAACTCGAGTTGGGAAGTCCCTTTTTTGATTCCGGGTAGACATTCACCTTTCTTGACTCTGTCAGCCACCTACTTTTTTCCATCTCAGAACAatgacagagaaaacagagagatttATGTCTCAGTGGGATGCTATATTGTAGTGGGCCAGACAAGCCTGTTCAATGTTCTCATCGTTTATGAATATACAGTGTTTTACCGAATGTCCATTTTTGTTCATCTCTCAAATGTAGacttatttctttttaaaaatgtcatgcTTGAGTTGCAATATTCAATTTCTATTTACAGTACTTAAGCTGTTTtatcatgtcagtgtttgggttatatgtttatttgattcagtgtgtttttttaataaagcttgaaatcagctttttcttttaaatgtcaaatctggtaagtgtatgtatgtatgtatcaGTAATGAAGGAAACACCTTTAATCAGCTATTTTGTATTAAGAATAGTGTgggattttttaaatgcattttattactttttaaaaaacatatttgaacaACCAAGTGTGTAGATTATCAGAGAATTGTTTCAACAACAATGGATTTTGTTGTCCATTGTTATCCctgttaattatttatttataccaaCTGCAATTTAAGAACTAAAGTGATTGTGACGTCTGTTTTGAACTCTGACATTTTTTGTATGcttatttaaacaaaatgattgCATTATTTGCACACTGCCGCTGTTTCTTTGTACAAAAATAGAGAATATCACTGGAGCCATATTGTCTTTTAAGAAAGACCACTCATATTCCGGTAACACTACAAAAATGTGtacctgttttgtttgtttaatatttatggAAGAAGGTTATGATCTGTTCCATAGCTACAATAGCTGAATAAAACCTTTCTTCAATATGTTCCTCAAGTTATTTGTATTGTTGTCAATATAAAAATCAGTTCGCATACAATGCAGGAGGTCGTGGTGATTTTAACAGATCACTAAAGTTCTTGAAAAATAATGTGACACAGATTGGTTTAAAATCATCACTGACACAGTGGCAGACTTCTCCATCATGCTGCATGaagataaattaaatattgatctATTAAACAACAAATACACCACATACTGCTATCAGCAATGGTACACTTTTGCACAATAGAGCAGTTCTACATAACACATAGTCTCCTCACAGTGCTTCAGATCAGGGCAatgaggggatttttttgtgAGGGGTTTTAATGGTCACTTGCTATGTAAGACACGCTCCCCTCTATTCtccccctgctcctctctctcccttggcGGTTGCTCTGCCAGATAGAAGAACAATGTAGTCTTTCTTACCTGTTGGAGGGTGTACATTCCATCTCTACTAAACTAAGTCTCAATCCTGCCTCCAACCCACCTCTGCTCGAACAGGGCCCTTACTGCCATGCCGGCTCTGACTCCAGGTGCTCCACATCATACTGCTTGTTCCTCTTGTTTGGGACGAGTTAAAGGACAGAGGGGCCAGAACAGACACAACCAACCGGCTAGTTTTCTCTCACTTCTGTTTTATATGTATTGTTATTACAGAAAATAATCTAGCTTGCTTAAggggtcttttgtttgtttttgaaactCTTTAAACATTTACCTACTTCACTGTGGACTTACAGAATGATTCTAAGCCAGACTGTTGGTTTGTGGTTTGTCGTGTGGGCAAAAGGGAAATTCAGAGGTTGGGGCGCAAGTGTGCTATTAAGGATACAGTAAGTGCAAAAATGTGTGCTGTGGGTGCTTTACAGGAAGATTGCGTTTGTCTGCACTGAGCCATCCCATTTATGCCGGTGGCTGTAAGAGAAGcgtaacagagagagacagttgagtgagagataggacagcagGCCTCGCGTGTTTAACCTCTTGTGATCTGCAAAACTTGAAAAGAGCATAAtctcattttacttttttacccCCTTTTTTTCACCTCCAGGATTGTGCTTATAGCCACCAAGTCTTTCTTCTGACTCTTCAACTGTAGAAGTGGAGAATGTTAAACAGGTATGTACATTCATATATAACCTTTTTTCTTCGGTCGATCTTTTCTGAGAGGTTTTCCCTCTTGAGTTGTGCTTATTTCAGTAGATTTAAGTACATGTGTCACTTATGATAGTATAACCGGAAAGTCTCATATATAATGTCTAGGTAATGTAATCATAACATTGCtgaaactttcattcatttaaatatgacAGACTGGAGTTAAAGTCATAACGTAAGTTTCTATCATATGTCGGATTAAAATAATTTAGTTGTTTGGTCAGTTTTGTCTTGATCTCATTTGACTGTTTAGACATTTTTTGACTGACTAAGACAGATGAAAGAGAATATTCTGTTAAGAGTTAATCATGATTCCTTTgaataaaactacattttttttcatatcactGATGGTCACATCAACACAGTTTAGGTAGATGACTATTTTGTCATGAGCCTGGATTTGCCCAAGATATCTGCCTgttaaaacaaagttttttcttgccaccGTAACttctgctgctttgctaaagttctcatgatggattaagccaggtctttgtaatatagcaataagtaaggttttctacctgctttttgtaacataacaatgagtaagtcTTTTTACttgctctttgtaaagtgtctcgagagaactcttgttatgaattggcgcgatacaaatgaagattgattgattgattgatggacaATTAGCCTTACAAGGACCAGTTTCACTGAAATGATAATGAAACCTTAAGCATGTCATTTGAtacttaaaaagtaaaagaaacaacaaaatactTTGCTGAAATATGCCACATTTTGCATTTGAACACAAGTCtcagactttatttatttctgcacaCCATTAAAGTCTCTTtagagactaaagacacagaacCAAGACCATTATCTCTAACAGTTTAGTATGTCACAGCCCACAGTTTGATACTGAATCAGGTAtctttttgattttaaataatTCTTCTATAAGATATCACAGGTCGCTCCCTTGTTTCTTGGTAGAAAGTATTGGAGCAAGATGTGCTTCAATTTAAAGTAACAATTCAAAGTTTGAGCAAATTCTTAGTGACACTTGAAAGACAATTGAATAATTGAATACTCTGAAGAACATAAAAGCTGAAAGGGAAACCCTGGTGTACTCTCACCATTAGTTTATTCATTTGGTCAATAAAggcaacataaacaaaaaaggcTTTTACATTTATGTTGAAATATAGAGAAATACAATACAAAAGCTAAAATAGATTTTgcctgtatttgtgtgtgtatggcaCATGGCTGAGTTTGTTCTGGcagtgtgtttatatgtgtatatgtatatatatatatatacatatatatatatatatatatatatacacacacacacacacacacacacacacacacacacatatataataGTACAAATGTTACAGACTGCATTTTAGCTGAACACAAAACTTTTCCAAAGTGGCCCTCAGCCTCCAGTATGTTGGCTGCAGCATGCTGTTTTCCCGCAGATTGTCTTATCAGGGCTCGGCAATACTGCAACCCGGGACCGCTGATGGGAGGAGTTAACGCAAGTAAACTGAATCCTTCATGTGTTCCAAAAGAACATACACAACAACTGTACAGTTGTTTATTCAGCACCTGCAGGAATACAGATATGTAATATacagtttgtatgtgtgtttgaagacATGATGGGGTCTTAGAGAAAAGGTAAGTTCCATTAACCCACTGCTCTGTGTCCCACCAGGTGGCTCCTTAGCTGCAAGCATCTGGCCTGAATGTGTTCAACGGCCAACTGTGTTCTCCCACCAAGGAGAACCTTTGAGGTGGGTTTCTCACATTGTCAAGCCTAGATGACCCTCTTGGATGAGTTGTTATCTTCAGATAATTTTCATTTCTGTTAGGCATTAACCACTCCAGGCAggctgtgtgtgggggggtccATGTCAACTCATTTATCTGGAGCCAGGTCTCATGGAGCACCTCAGGATACAGAGATGGATGTGGCCTGGCAGGAGCTGATGGCCATCACAGAGCTGCAGGTAACACTTAAGCAGTTAGAGAATTAGTGTATGTTGTCAGAATACCTTTGCTGCATTTCCACGTACTGGCATACTGgattgttttcaaaaaatacaagtaatattttctcataagtatctttttaaatatagtgTTAGATGTTACAATTTGATACTGCAAAGACATTTGTGCTCTTTTGAGATCAAAACTCATCCATGGCCTACCAAAGCAGACGTTAAtatatttaatcttttttttttttttttatatttaacagtagCATGTTGTTGGTCAtagacatttgaaatgttcattCATAGATAAATGTATAGTGCATGAACAAATTGTATTTTGTAGTTTGTATGTCGTTTGATGCAAAATATTGATAGGCTAACACTCAGATGAGAATAAGTAACAATGGCCTGTTTGAGTGATAGCAGCATGATCAGATTGTGAATAGGGGCAAATGCTGTATGTTGCGGCCCCCAGCACCGCACAATAGCCATCTGTTATCAGTGAAACCTGATCACATCTACGGGAGCCCTTCATAGGCAATGGGTGGCATGCTGAAGTGGGGGCAAACAGAGAACCAGATGAGACTAAAAAGCTCCActtataaatgtaaatgtcttGTAAATCTAGTAACAGTTTTCATAATGtagctgtttttgtgtttactgaTCCACCTGTCAATCTTACCTTggttttctatttgtttttgtaactgTAGTTTGATGTCCCTGGTGAAGCCCATGAAACAACACAATACCAGAGCATGGAGTCAATGGTCCATATGGGAGCATATGGGATGGCCCAGTCCCAATATCagcccccctctcctcctgcctgtGATCTCAGCACCGCCAACACATATGATGGATGTTACTCTATAGAGGCATCTGCCAGTCATCAATTAAGTGGCAACGCAGAGGCCATGTACACACACTCTGAACCTCAGCTAAATCAGCGCATGTTCCCAGTCTCTTCTCACACTCAGCCCTCTCTCATGACTCCAAGGGAAGACCTGAACATTCCGGGTACCAGTCAGCACAGAAGGTCCAATGCGGGTCTGTCTCAGGGTCGGCACATGCTGTGGACCGCACACGGACAAAGTTTGCACGCTCGCCCAGCTGATGACCTAGAGTCAGACTCTGGCCTGTCGTTGGGTTCTAGTCCACCTTTGGCCTCCCCAGATAACCCTGTAAGTGGTGCACCAGGGTACCAGAGTGTAGATATGAACATGACATATAGTGATGGTGAACCAGAGAGCATGACTGGGCACACCAGAGGAGTACAAATGCATTATTCGATGGACTATCAGAATCAAACACACTCCTATTTACACTCAGGTGCACATCCATCTTATTTTCAAACCCATACTGCTTATTCTCACTCACAACCTAATGCCATGGCTCCCTGGTCAGTGAAACAGCAGAGCCAGCCCACTGCCCTTGGAGATTACACTGACTCTGGAGTCACCAGCAGATGGAGCTCACAGCATAACCTGTACACCAAACAACCAGGAAGCACATTAACTCCTGCTCCATTGAGCAGAGATGAGCGGCGAGCTATGGCCTTGAAGATCCCCATGCCGATGGACAGGATTATCAATCTACCTGTGGATGACTTCAATGAGCTCCTGACACAGTACACTCTGACAGATACTCAACTAGCACTGGTCAGGGACATACGACGCAGAGGGAAAAACAAGGTGGCTGCCCaaaactgcagaaaaaggaAACTTGAAAGCATCTTTCACCTTGAAAGAGAACTGAATCAGCTGCAGACTCAAAGAGAACACCTGGCACAGGAAAGACAGGAGTTTAAGCGCAGCTTGGCTTTTATTAAATGTCGCCTGGCAGACCTCTATACTGAAGTCTTCTCTCACTTGAGAGATGAAGATGGACAACCATACTCAGTGGATGAATACTCCCTACAACAGACACCAGATGGTAAAATTTATTTGGTACCGCACACATCTATGCACAAAAGAGACAATTGCTGAGAACTGGGAGTACATTCAATGTTTGTTATGCAAGACATATAGCATAATGCATTTCTGTGCTATTTGGGTAAATCAACTGGCTGAATTTCTGTATGTGCttatgacattttaaaacacaaagactgCAATAACATTggcacaacaacaaaagacaaaccAAGCAAGGGGTTTAATGAAaatatactttattttaaaaataaataaagactgcACCGCAGTCAACTTCTGTCGGTTTAAAATCTTCATTACCAGCATGATTGTTTGGAAACCCTGTGAAAACAGACGTGGTTAGATCATTCATAAATTAAATAGTAAATTGTTGTGTTCCAAGTTTTAAGATTTGTACCTTAAGCCATTGTCACAGAAATGAAGTCAGGTTCCTGggaaaacatttggagctccctAGAAAGGAGAAACAAATAAGTAAAAGAGCAATATAGTGCCTTCATTTATAACAGCATGCAATTACATTGTACCACTATGCAAAATTAGTTGGCCGATTATACCAGTCAACACTGTTCCAAGTCATAATAAAACTTGTTTCCAAATGATTGTTACGTCATTACTGGGCTACAGAACTTACTATCAG
This region of Labrus bergylta chromosome 12, fLabBer1.1, whole genome shotgun sequence genomic DNA includes:
- the nfe2 gene encoding transcription factor NF-E2 45 kDa subunit isoform X1 — protein: MCSTANCVLPPRRTFEALTTPGRLCVGGSMSTHLSGARSHGAPQDTEMDVAWQELMAITELQFDVPGEAHETTQYQSMESMVHMGAYGMAQSQYQPPSPPACDLSTANTYDGCYSIEASASHQLSGNAEAMYTHSEPQLNQRMFPVSSHTQPSLMTPREDLNIPGTSQHRRSNAGLSQGRHMLWTAHGQSLHARPADDLESDSGLSLGSSPPLASPDNPVSGAPGYQSVDMNMTYSDGEPESMTGHTRGVQMHYSMDYQNQTHSYLHSGAHPSYFQTHTAYSHSQPNAMAPWSVKQQSQPTALGDYTDSGVTSRWSSQHNLYTKQPGSTLTPAPLSRDERRAMALKIPMPMDRIINLPVDDFNELLTQYTLTDTQLALVRDIRRRGKNKVAAQNCRKRKLESIFHLERELNQLQTQREHLAQERQEFKRSLAFIKCRLADLYTEVFSHLRDEDGQPYSVDEYSLQQTPDGKIYLVPHTSMHKRDNC
- the nfe2 gene encoding transcription factor NF-E2 45 kDa subunit isoform X2, with amino-acid sequence MSTHLSGARSHGAPQDTEMDVAWQELMAITELQFDVPGEAHETTQYQSMESMVHMGAYGMAQSQYQPPSPPACDLSTANTYDGCYSIEASASHQLSGNAEAMYTHSEPQLNQRMFPVSSHTQPSLMTPREDLNIPGTSQHRRSNAGLSQGRHMLWTAHGQSLHARPADDLESDSGLSLGSSPPLASPDNPVSGAPGYQSVDMNMTYSDGEPESMTGHTRGVQMHYSMDYQNQTHSYLHSGAHPSYFQTHTAYSHSQPNAMAPWSVKQQSQPTALGDYTDSGVTSRWSSQHNLYTKQPGSTLTPAPLSRDERRAMALKIPMPMDRIINLPVDDFNELLTQYTLTDTQLALVRDIRRRGKNKVAAQNCRKRKLESIFHLERELNQLQTQREHLAQERQEFKRSLAFIKCRLADLYTEVFSHLRDEDGQPYSVDEYSLQQTPDGKIYLVPHTSMHKRDNC